Genomic DNA from Bacteroidales bacterium:
ACGGAATAGGTTCTCTTGTTCTTCGGTACTCTCCTCAGGATAGTATAGAGGTAGATTCTTCTCTTTTTTAAGGTCAAGAGAACGGTAAATTATACGATTCCATGGTATATCTGCCGGAGATAGAGCCTCTTTCTCATATAGATTTTGCGCTCTTACTGAAAGAGAACTGTTACTCTCTTCTTTTTTTCTTGCACTGCCGCTCTTAATAGAGGCACGAGTTTGTGCGTCAACTTCGGGAATTGCAAAGATTGCAACAAGCAATAGTGCTGTTAAAATTTTAATAGTACGTTTCATATTTAGTGAATATTTATTTCAGTAGCGTTATTAGTTTACAAATACCTCAATAGGTGATATAGTTCTCTCTATGCCGTCGGGGCCTATTGCTTTTACTTTTGATATATAGAAGCGTTTGCCACGAGATAACTTTTTAATTGCCGCCTTTTGTCGGTCAGAGAATTGTGCTCCGTTTGATACCTCAGGCATTGCATTTCCCATTGAGTCAAATATTACTGTCTCAAACGATAATACTCTAAATGATATATTCAAAAGTCCGTCATCAATTGCAGCCTCTATACCCGGTGCTTTAACTAGAAGCGCCTTGCTAATTGGTTTTCCTCCGCGATAGCGTTGAGTATTACCTTTGTCGTCTTTGTAGGTTATGAAAGGCATAGGATCGGGGAGTTGTCTTACTCTAAATACTGTTTGACTAACAGTTTGTGTGCGTCCCTCCATATTTGCTATAACCGAGATTGTTACATCTTCTCCAATTTTCTTGGGTTTTGCAATCCATCCATTACCTGAGCGAGTTAATGTTCCGTTTGTCATAGATGCTGATATTGCATTGTTTGGGATACCCGGTACTGATATGCTTATGGGGTTTTCAATCCCTGCATAAAGCACGTTCATCATAGTTGCCGAGACTGTTGCCGAAGGCTCTATAACAGTATATGATGAGGTGAAAGGATGGCGAAGAAGTGAGCCGTCTCCTGCTGCAACCTCTAAATATCCGCTATAACTGAATACTCCTGTTTGGTTACATATAAACTCATATAAACCATTCTTCTCTTTATCCAACTCTTTGTCTTCAATAAATATTGTTGGAACTTGAGTGGTATCAACTGCGGCCAATACTATGTTTGCTGAGTATGAACTACCACGCATAACGGTTTTTGATACTGGGATAACGTATGCATCCATACGGTTTACCCTTACGTCGCCCTCATCAATATTGTTACGCAATATGTGAAGAATTTCGCTCTCGGCATAACGTATGTCGTTTTGTAGTTTTGTAAGAACTGTAATTGCTGCAGCAACAGGCATTCCTTCAAAAGTCTCCTCCTCCCATGTTTTGTTCTTAATCAACCCCTCTTTGTTACGAGCCACTGGGTATAGGTAGTCGCTGATAACTTTACGTTTAATTGAGTCGTTAACCATAGGGGTAACATAATCGGCATACTCGGTTAGTGATGTACGAAGTTTTTTACCTTGTCCCTTTGCAGGAGATAACATAATGTGTGATGCCGCTTCCAAATCATCCATTCGTATAATGTTGTTAACATCACCGTCTCTTCCGTCTGCTTGTTTCACGATTGAAACTTTTAAAGAGTCAATATAGTTTACTAGCTCTTTAGTGCGGTTACGAACGTCAGTTGCTTTGCTGTACCAAGCACCCGATTTTTCAGGGTTGGTAATATTATAATCGGTCAACTCTCCATATAGGGCTTCGTTTTGTTGAGAGGCATTCTCTGTTGAACGTGCAAGGCTATCTTCCACTTGTCTGAAACCATCCAACACGTCGGTTGAAACATTTAGGGCAAGCATGGCAGTTAGCACAATGTACATCAGATTTATCATCTTCTGCCTCGGCGTCATATTTGAATAGTTGTTCGATGCCATTTTATTTATATCTCTATTGTTTTATAATTGGTATAAAAACCTATTCTTTATCGCTATTATCTTCCTCGTTTTTCTTTGGAGTTGAACTTTGAGGTCTTAATCCGGCCATAGGATTGTTATACATATTAACTGTCATGGCTGCCAACATATTCTCATATACTGAGTTGAGTTGTGACATATATGTTGTCATACGCTCAGTCTCTTTGCAGTAACGAGTGCTATCGTCAACAGAACTCTCGTACATATCGCGAATAGTTCTTAAACCTATATTTACTCTGTCAATATTATCTAATTGAGAACTAATGCTCTTCAATTGTATCTCATAAATAG
This window encodes:
- the gldM gene encoding gliding motility protein GldM → MASNNYSNMTPRQKMINLMYIVLTAMLALNVSTDVLDGFRQVEDSLARSTENASQQNEALYGELTDYNITNPEKSGAWYSKATDVRNRTKELVNYIDSLKVSIVKQADGRDGDVNNIIRMDDLEAASHIMLSPAKGQGKKLRTSLTEYADYVTPMVNDSIKRKVISDYLYPVARNKEGLIKNKTWEEETFEGMPVAAAITVLTKLQNDIRYAESEILHILRNNIDEGDVRVNRMDAYVIPVSKTVMRGSSYSANIVLAAVDTTQVPTIFIEDKELDKEKNGLYEFICNQTGVFSYSGYLEVAAGDGSLLRHPFTSSYTVIEPSATVSATMMNVLYAGIENPISISVPGIPNNAISASMTNGTLTRSGNGWIAKPKKIGEDVTISVIANMEGRTQTVSQTVFRVRQLPDPMPFITYKDDKGNTQRYRGGKPISKALLVKAPGIEAAIDDGLLNISFRVLSFETVIFDSMGNAMPEVSNGAQFSDRQKAAIKKLSRGKRFYISKVKAIGPDGIERTISPIEVFVN